The following are encoded together in the Flavobacterium sp. TR2 genome:
- a CDS encoding ABC transporter permease/M1 family aminopeptidase, which produces MLSKLIQFEWHNNTRNWTFYATFIIYLILGFFVSAFANFSFSGAYKNSPFVLTYAIGLISLLTIFSTTLQTAQSFLKEYETKFDAILFSTPLSKLHYLGSKFIAAFAIAASSFGMFIIGMIIGHQMSWIAKSEIGPFEILNYLWPYLVIVVPNIFLCLSILATLAWLTRSKLFMYVGGLFIYILYIAGSIFSNSPLFANASPSSAKAMSLAAKIDPFGLAAFLEQTRYWTSIEKNTQLISLSGNFLFNRILWICISFLLVFVSYKLFSFRKTKTKKVKPIKASSKEVKVFSAKTPEQQFKTSRHNWAVFKSNLKMDIYLVLKGIPFLLIAILFSGLLMIEISDEIDGGIRLAEKITDTALMISTIMDRLPFILILIVLFYSSELLNRSQNSRFEMLENTAPYSQFTVLMSKLTTLFMIPIILIGISILIGIGFQIGHANAPIETSLYIWMFYFIGFPLLLISILVISIQTFIKNKYLGLAVSAFTALLFCTGIGEQLGISHPLFRFGDSFKREYFDLNGFGSYTFPFHISMLYNLGLALILLTLTEILWQRNAAIVKTFRRNSFHAAQKITFGFEIILFIGFGSYIFYKTNIEYPYLTKDGQNNWSEQYERHFKKYADLAQPTIISVKSKVDLFPEENRYEVKGTYELVNNAEKPIDSLLLYIDRNSKLTSVEIKNAKNLDDASKFQHYWYRLEKPLQPHQKIKMSFSFKSTWSPFKGHTAFNSIIDNGSFMRISRYYPLFGYQDSNEISSEKERAKRHLKPQQPLKKLEDKSKITNDFIDYEAIVSTSKNQTAIGIGDLIGNWKKNDRNYFHYKSNGKTPFRFAFSSAKYQIQKTIYEGISIEVYYDKKHSRNVAKLIQNVKNTLDYCQNNFGKYPYSTIRYAEVSAFADGFAATSYPSTVFMKENFGFYSNLNNRDKEDIINQLTAHELSHEWWGNAQISPEQKEGSWILTETLAQYTELMLYEKEHGLEKALETLKIHLDLYLSSRSYEPETPLYKTNYETPHLPYDKGMLVMHQLRILIGEEKVNLALHNFLSHYKYPNAIPDSEDLLKEIYLVADSKLHPKLDEMFKKIITYSSKILEVESAKKNDFYEVSFKADSKKYAENATGIRKQIDNDKTIDIGIYDEDGKLFHRTFPIKNNRIEGKIKIKNKPQRVVIDPYLMNIDTFIKDNEKEID; this is translated from the coding sequence ATGCTTTCTAAATTAATTCAATTTGAATGGCATAACAATACCAGAAACTGGACTTTTTATGCCACTTTTATTATTTATCTGATTCTTGGCTTTTTTGTGAGCGCTTTTGCAAACTTTTCGTTTTCGGGAGCTTATAAAAACAGTCCGTTTGTCCTGACTTATGCCATTGGGCTTATTTCTTTGTTGACCATTTTTTCGACAACACTTCAAACGGCGCAGAGTTTTTTAAAAGAATATGAAACCAAGTTTGATGCAATACTCTTCTCTACTCCTCTTTCTAAGCTTCATTATTTGGGAAGTAAATTTATCGCGGCTTTTGCAATTGCTGCCTCTTCTTTTGGAATGTTTATTATCGGAATGATTATAGGGCATCAAATGTCATGGATTGCGAAAAGCGAAATTGGTCCTTTTGAAATTCTAAATTACTTGTGGCCGTATCTTGTCATCGTTGTTCCAAATATTTTTCTATGCCTTTCAATTCTTGCAACGCTGGCCTGGCTTACGCGAAGTAAACTTTTTATGTATGTTGGCGGTTTATTTATCTACATATTATATATAGCGGGTTCGATTTTTTCTAATTCGCCATTGTTTGCAAATGCTTCTCCGTCTTCCGCAAAAGCGATGTCTTTGGCCGCAAAGATCGATCCGTTTGGTTTGGCCGCTTTTTTGGAACAAACGAGATATTGGACGTCTATTGAAAAAAACACTCAGCTGATTTCTCTTTCAGGCAACTTTTTATTCAATCGAATCTTATGGATTTGCATTTCTTTCCTTCTCGTTTTTGTTTCGTACAAACTGTTTTCATTTCGAAAAACAAAAACTAAAAAAGTAAAGCCGATTAAAGCCAGTTCAAAAGAGGTAAAAGTGTTTTCTGCCAAAACTCCAGAACAGCAATTTAAAACCTCCAGACATAATTGGGCGGTTTTTAAAAGCAATTTGAAAATGGATATTTATTTGGTTTTAAAGGGAATTCCGTTTTTATTGATTGCAATTCTATTTTCGGGATTACTAATGATTGAGATTTCAGATGAAATTGATGGAGGAATCCGATTGGCAGAAAAAATTACGGATACCGCCTTGATGATTTCTACAATTATGGATCGTCTGCCTTTTATTTTAATTCTAATTGTTCTTTTTTATAGCAGTGAACTATTGAATCGAAGTCAAAATTCAAGATTTGAAATGCTCGAAAATACCGCGCCTTATTCTCAATTTACCGTTTTGATGTCAAAATTGACGACGCTTTTTATGATTCCTATAATATTAATTGGAATTAGCATTTTGATTGGAATTGGCTTTCAAATCGGACACGCAAATGCGCCTATTGAAACCAGTCTTTATATTTGGATGTTTTATTTTATTGGATTTCCATTATTGCTGATTTCGATTTTAGTGATTTCAATTCAAACTTTCATCAAAAATAAATATTTAGGTTTGGCCGTTTCGGCTTTTACGGCACTTCTTTTTTGTACAGGAATTGGAGAACAATTGGGAATTTCACATCCTTTATTTCGATTTGGAGATTCTTTTAAAAGAGAGTACTTTGATTTGAATGGCTTTGGAAGTTATACTTTTCCGTTTCATATCTCGATGCTATACAATCTTGGTCTGGCTTTGATACTGCTAACTTTGACTGAAATTTTATGGCAACGAAATGCCGCAATAGTAAAAACCTTTCGCAGAAATTCATTTCATGCTGCTCAAAAAATAACTTTTGGTTTTGAAATTATTCTTTTTATTGGTTTTGGAAGCTATATTTTTTATAAAACCAATATTGAATATCCTTATTTGACTAAAGACGGCCAGAACAATTGGAGCGAACAATATGAGCGCCATTTTAAAAAATACGCAGATCTTGCACAACCAACAATTATTTCAGTAAAAAGTAAAGTCGATTTGTTTCCCGAAGAGAATCGTTACGAAGTTAAAGGCACTTATGAATTAGTGAATAATGCTGAAAAACCAATTGATAGTTTACTCCTATATATAGATCGAAATTCGAAACTGACTTCTGTCGAAATTAAAAATGCCAAAAATCTCGATGATGCCTCTAAATTTCAGCATTATTGGTACCGATTAGAAAAACCTTTGCAACCTCATCAGAAGATAAAAATGAGTTTTTCTTTTAAATCGACTTGGTCGCCATTTAAAGGCCACACAGCCTTTAATTCTATTATTGACAATGGCTCGTTTATGCGAATAAGCCGTTATTACCCTCTTTTTGGCTATCAGGACTCTAATGAAATCAGTAGTGAAAAAGAGCGGGCAAAAAGACATCTGAAACCACAGCAACCGCTCAAAAAGCTTGAAGATAAATCGAAAATCACGAATGATTTTATTGACTATGAGGCTATAGTTTCTACTTCGAAAAACCAAACGGCAATTGGAATTGGAGATTTAATTGGAAATTGGAAAAAAAACGATCGCAATTATTTTCATTATAAATCTAACGGGAAGACCCCGTTTCGATTTGCTTTTTCATCTGCCAAATATCAAATTCAAAAAACAATTTATGAAGGCATTTCGATTGAGGTTTATTACGATAAAAAGCATTCTAGAAATGTTGCTAAATTGATTCAAAATGTTAAGAACACTTTGGATTACTGCCAAAACAATTTTGGAAAATATCCGTACAGCACCATTCGTTATGCCGAAGTTTCAGCTTTTGCAGATGGATTTGCGGCGACTTCATATCCGTCGACCGTTTTCATGAAAGAGAATTTTGGTTTTTACAGCAACCTAAACAATCGAGATAAAGAAGATATTATCAATCAGCTGACGGCTCATGAGTTGTCGCATGAATGGTGGGGTAATGCGCAAATCAGCCCTGAACAAAAAGAAGGAAGCTGGATTCTCACCGAGACTCTTGCACAATACACCGAATTAATGCTGTATGAAAAAGAACATGGCTTAGAAAAAGCTTTGGAAACGTTAAAAATTCATCTGGATTTGTATTTAAGCAGCCGAAGCTACGAACCTGAAACACCGCTATATAAAACGAATTACGAAACACCGCACTTGCCTTACGACAAGGGAATGCTGGTTATGCATCAATTGAGAATTTTAATTGGCGAAGAAAAAGTAAATCTGGCTTTGCATAATTTCTTGAGCCACTATAAATATCCTAATGCAATTCCAGATTCTGAAGATTTATTAAAAGAAATTTATTTGGTCGCTGATTCTAAACTTCACCCAAAACTGGATGAAATGTTTAAAAAAATTATCACCTATTCTTCTAAAATTTTAGAGGTTGAAAGCGCAAAAAAGAATGATTTTTACGAAGTTTCTTTTAAGGCTGATTCCAAAAAATATGCAGAAAATGCCACAGGAATTCGGAAACAAATTGATAATGACAAAACAATCGATATTGGAATTTATGATGAAGACGGAAAGCTGTTTCACCGTACGTTTCCAATCAAAAATAATAGGATTGAAGGCAAAATCAAAATCAAAAACAAACCTCAACGGGTTGTAATTGATCCATATTTAATGAATATTGACACTTTTATAAAGGATAATGAAAAGGAGATTGATTAG
- the kdpF gene encoding K(+)-transporting ATPase subunit F — MTALFIISIAVFVYLVYVLIRPEKF, encoded by the coding sequence ATGACTGCACTCTTTATTATTTCAATCGCCGTTTTCGTGTATTTGGTTTATGTATTAATCAGACCCGAAAAATTTTAA
- a CDS encoding helix-turn-helix domain-containing protein, translating to MPIIVNVDVMLAKRKMQSKELAEKLDITPANLSILKTGKAKGIRFDTLEAICKILDCQPGDILEYVSE from the coding sequence ATGCCAATAATTGTAAATGTTGATGTAATGCTTGCCAAACGCAAGATGCAGAGTAAAGAATTGGCAGAGAAATTAGATATAACGCCTGCTAATTTATCAATTCTAAAAACTGGAAAGGCAAAAGGTATCCGATTTGATACTCTTGAAGCTATTTGCAAAATCCTAGACTGTCAGCCTGGTGATATTTTAGAATATGTAAGCGAGTAG
- a CDS encoding sigma-54-dependent transcriptional regulator yields MTHKILIIDDEEKLRSLLARIIKSEGFEVFEAKDLKSGFKKLEQTEIDVVFCDVKLPDGNGVDFLQNIKNSFPLTEVILLTAFGNIPDGVQAMKNGAFDYIVKGDDNDKIIPLLYKAVEKVHLQKKVQQLEKRINDKYSFNTIIGKSKGIEQVIDLAQKVAKTDSTVLLTGETGTGKEVFAQAIHENSNRAGKSFVALNCSTFTKEILESELFGHKQGAFTGAVKDKKGFIEEANGGTLFLDEIGEMPIDLQAKLLRVLETSEYIPVGDTTPKKSNFRLIAATNRDLKTESDKHRFRSDLYFRLNIFEIKLPSLRERIKDIPLLATYYVKQFSEKTNKKALQIADDFLQKLENYSWPGNIRELKNVIERSVILSNGEILTSDVLPYELQHQTENNSKPMSAFSMQSVEKLHIQKVLNYTKGNKAETARLLEIGIATLYRKIEEYNI; encoded by the coding sequence ATGACACACAAAATTTTAATTATAGACGACGAAGAAAAACTGAGAAGTCTGTTGGCGCGCATTATAAAATCGGAAGGATTTGAAGTTTTTGAAGCCAAAGATTTAAAATCGGGTTTTAAGAAATTGGAACAAACCGAAATTGATGTCGTTTTCTGCGATGTGAAACTTCCTGACGGAAATGGTGTAGATTTTCTTCAAAACATAAAAAACAGTTTTCCTTTAACAGAAGTGATTTTGCTAACGGCTTTCGGAAATATTCCCGACGGCGTTCAAGCAATGAAAAATGGCGCTTTCGATTATATTGTAAAAGGCGATGATAATGATAAAATTATTCCGCTTCTTTATAAGGCTGTCGAAAAAGTTCATTTGCAGAAAAAAGTGCAGCAGCTTGAAAAGCGCATTAACGATAAATATTCTTTTAATACCATTATCGGAAAATCAAAAGGAATTGAACAGGTTATTGATCTTGCTCAAAAAGTAGCCAAAACCGACTCGACGGTTTTATTGACTGGCGAAACCGGAACGGGAAAAGAAGTTTTTGCGCAGGCGATTCACGAAAACAGCAATCGTGCAGGAAAATCTTTTGTGGCATTGAACTGCAGTACTTTTACGAAAGAAATTTTAGAAAGCGAACTTTTTGGTCATAAACAAGGCGCTTTTACGGGAGCTGTAAAAGATAAAAAGGGTTTTATTGAAGAAGCAAACGGCGGAACTCTATTCCTAGATGAAATTGGTGAAATGCCGATTGATCTTCAGGCGAAATTATTGCGTGTTTTAGAAACTTCAGAATATATTCCGGTTGGCGACACGACCCCTAAAAAATCAAATTTCAGATTAATTGCCGCTACAAATCGTGATTTAAAAACTGAAAGCGACAAACATCGTTTCCGTTCTGATTTATATTTCCGTTTGAATATTTTCGAAATTAAATTGCCTTCTTTACGAGAAAGGATTAAAGATATTCCGCTACTCGCTACTTATTATGTGAAGCAATTTTCAGAAAAAACGAATAAAAAAGCATTGCAGATTGCTGATGACTTTTTGCAAAAATTAGAAAATTATTCGTGGCCAGGAAATATTCGTGAGCTTAAAAATGTAATTGAAAGATCGGTTATTTTGAGCAATGGAGAGATTTTGACTTCGGATGTTTTGCCTTACGAACTACAGCATCAAACTGAAAATAATTCGAAACCAATGTCAGCTTTCTCGATGCAAAGCGTTGAAAAACTGCATATTCAAAAGGTCTTGAATTACACAAAAGGAAATAAGGCTGAAACGGCAAGATTATTAGAAATTGGGATTGCGACTTTGTACCGAAAAATCGAAGAATACAATATATAG
- a CDS encoding ABC transporter ATP-binding protein gives MNSLSIKNLSKTYENGTQAITNLSLEISNGMFGLLGPNGAGKSTLMRTIAALQEPTSGIIEFNGTNILENPMFIRKNLGYLPQEFGVYPKISAYRLLDHLAILKGIVNKKERHDQILHLLQQTNLLQHKDKAVHSFSGGMRQRFGIAQALLGNPKIIIVDEPTAGLDPEERNRFNNLLSEIGESIIVVLSTHIVEDVRDLCTKMAIISNGKLILEGNPNEAVDSLKEKIWTKTIHKNELKEHQEHFTIISSHLNSGKINIHVFSEQQPDSGFELASPDLNDVYFSILSQNQLKK, from the coding sequence ATGAACAGTTTATCAATCAAAAATCTCAGCAAAACGTATGAGAACGGCACACAGGCGATTACTAATTTATCGCTTGAAATTTCAAACGGAATGTTTGGATTATTGGGGCCGAATGGAGCGGGAAAATCAACATTAATGCGAACAATTGCCGCTTTGCAAGAACCAACGTCGGGAATTATCGAGTTTAACGGAACCAATATTCTCGAAAATCCAATGTTTATTAGGAAGAATCTAGGGTATCTTCCGCAGGAATTTGGTGTTTACCCGAAGATTTCAGCTTATCGCTTATTGGATCATTTGGCGATTCTAAAAGGAATTGTCAATAAAAAGGAACGACACGACCAGATTTTGCATTTGTTGCAGCAAACCAATTTATTACAGCACAAAGACAAGGCGGTTCATTCTTTTTCGGGCGGAATGCGTCAGCGCTTTGGGATTGCTCAGGCTTTGCTGGGAAATCCGAAAATTATTATTGTGGATGAACCTACTGCTGGACTTGATCCTGAAGAACGAAACCGATTCAATAATCTTTTAAGTGAAATTGGCGAGAGCATTATTGTGGTTCTATCAACGCATATTGTCGAAGATGTTCGCGATCTGTGCACCAAAATGGCAATTATTTCTAATGGCAAATTAATTCTGGAAGGAAATCCAAATGAAGCTGTAGATTCTTTGAAAGAAAAAATTTGGACAAAGACGATTCATAAAAATGAATTGAAAGAGCATCAGGAGCATTTTACTATTATTTCTTCTCATTTGAATTCAGGCAAAATCAATATTCATGTTTTCTCTGAACAGCAGCCTGATTCTGGTTTTGAATTGGCTTCTCCAGATTTAAATGATGTTTACTTTTCTATTCTATCTCAAAATCAATTAAAAAAATAA
- a CDS encoding LLM class flavin-dependent oxidoreductase has protein sequence MKNPISVSILELAIITQDSNATETFQKTKDIAQLADKLGYKRIWLAEHHNMAHVASTATVVLIGYVASQTENIRVGSGGIMLPNHSPLVVAEQFGTLETLYPNRIDLGLGRAPGTDQPTAEAIRKDFFEQAQRFPQNVSKLQEYFSSENATGKVRAFPAEGLNVPIWILGSSMDSAALAAAYGLPYSFAGHFAPKLMIQAFEFYRENFQPSEYLDKPKTMACVNIIAADTNEEAELLSTSLYQMFLNLIRNDRKGLQPPVQSLDDIMNEAERFHVNQMTAGTFTGNKEQLVTDLKKFVDYARIDELMVTSPIFDHQAKLKSIQITKDVIDALNE, from the coding sequence ATGAAAAACCCAATTTCAGTCTCAATATTAGAGCTTGCAATTATCACTCAAGATAGTAATGCAACAGAAACATTTCAAAAAACAAAAGACATAGCACAATTAGCCGATAAACTAGGATACAAGAGAATCTGGTTGGCAGAACACCATAATATGGCACACGTTGCAAGTACGGCAACCGTGGTTTTAATTGGTTATGTGGCAAGTCAAACTGAAAATATACGTGTAGGTTCTGGGGGAATCATGCTTCCAAATCATTCGCCTCTAGTAGTGGCAGAACAATTTGGAACACTAGAAACTCTTTATCCTAACCGAATTGATTTAGGTTTAGGAAGAGCGCCAGGAACAGATCAGCCAACTGCAGAAGCGATTCGAAAAGATTTTTTTGAGCAAGCACAGCGATTTCCGCAAAACGTAAGTAAGCTTCAGGAATACTTTTCATCAGAAAACGCCACAGGAAAAGTGCGCGCATTCCCTGCTGAGGGGTTAAATGTCCCAATTTGGATTCTCGGTTCAAGTATGGACAGTGCAGCTTTGGCAGCAGCTTATGGCTTGCCTTACTCTTTTGCCGGGCACTTTGCGCCAAAACTAATGATTCAGGCATTCGAATTTTACAGAGAAAATTTCCAGCCATCAGAGTATTTAGACAAACCAAAAACAATGGCTTGTGTCAATATCATTGCCGCAGACACCAATGAAGAAGCAGAATTGCTTTCAACAAGTTTGTATCAAATGTTTTTAAACCTAATTAGAAATGATCGTAAAGGATTGCAGCCGCCAGTTCAATCTTTAGACGATATCATGAATGAAGCAGAACGGTTCCATGTAAACCAAATGACAGCAGGAACCTTTACAGGCAATAAAGAACAATTAGTAACCGATTTGAAAAAATTTGTTGACTATGCTCGAATCGACGAGCTCATGGTAACAAGTCCAATCTTCGATCACCAAGCAAAACTAAAAAGCATTCAAATTACCAAAGACGTAATAGACGCTTTGAATGAATAA
- a CDS encoding DUF2975 domain-containing protein, with protein MKTTHIVSRILFYFTRFLAVVYFFLAAYSVFTLLTGLFLTFKDNGKYFQVCYPFTSHPLMLGDYNLPYILFDFLAPLSLYGLFFLLSSNVFKVFFQPKLFTQNGVLHLKRFYLSNLLIPSIVIFFAFFFVPLDNEVALFIILHGMLGAFAYFLAAIFKQGLNLQNEQDLFI; from the coding sequence ATGAAGACCACTCATATTGTTTCGAGAATATTATTTTATTTCACACGATTCTTAGCTGTTGTTTATTTTTTCTTGGCTGCTTATTCGGTGTTTACCTTATTAACAGGTTTATTTTTGACTTTTAAAGATAATGGCAAGTATTTTCAGGTATGTTATCCTTTTACTTCGCATCCATTAATGTTGGGCGATTACAACCTGCCGTATATTCTTTTTGATTTTCTGGCTCCATTGAGTCTTTATGGGCTTTTCTTTTTGCTAAGCAGCAATGTCTTTAAGGTTTTCTTTCAGCCAAAATTATTTACACAAAATGGAGTCCTGCATTTAAAACGATTTTATTTATCCAATTTATTAATTCCGAGCATCGTGATATTTTTTGCATTCTTCTTTGTTCCTTTAGATAATGAAGTGGCACTTTTTATCATACTGCACGGAATGCTTGGCGCTTTTGCTTATTTTTTAGCTGCCATTTTTAAACAAGGTTTAAACCTTCAAAACGAACAAGACTTATTTATATAA